In Rhodamnia argentea isolate NSW1041297 chromosome 11, ASM2092103v1, whole genome shotgun sequence, one genomic interval encodes:
- the LOC115739393 gene encoding transcription factor RAX3-like: MGRAPCCDKANVKKGPWSPEEDARLKAYIEQHGTGGNWIALPQKIGLKRCGKSCRLRWLNYLRPNIKHGAFSEEEESIICGLYVTIGSRWSIIAAQLPGRTDNDIKNYWNTRLKKKLFGRQPKERSTGRITNGLKAETTKRDQKEPSMVNGAGNGIVNHNQYWPQLADFTTPSTLHEIPNIPHHGSPVDQLACVGGRFSEDHLRSVFSTFVDFQNPIHIPPTPLISEMLTEPSSNILGSFQSVNSICCDTPQSSNTHFINTIREAVPNAWNELQYFVNDVSEDEVIYSNQQSSDVLLEAFCGNCSSRASSTPESSNSWNDMSSLVDPLTVSEYEACRPVIQQDCSAPFRESMYFVPR, translated from the exons ATGGGCAGAGCTCCTTGCTGTGACAAAGCCAATGTCAAGAAAGGCCCCTGGTCTCCCGAGGAAGACGCCAGACTCAAGGCTTATATCGAGCAGCATGGCACCGGCGGCAACTGGATCGCCTTGCCGCAGAAGATCG GCCTCAAGAGGTGTGGTAAGAGCTGTCGGCTTCGTTGGCTCAATTATCTCCGGCCGAACATCAAGCACGGTGCCTTCTCCGAGGAAGAAGAGAGCATAATATGTGGTCTCTATGTCACCATTGGAAGCAG GTGGTCCATTATTGCTGCGCAATTACCTGGGAGGACCGATAACGACATTAAGAACTACTGGAACACAAGGCTCAAGAAGAAGCTCTTCGGCCGGCAGCCAAAGGAGCGCAGCACTGGACGGATCACGAATGGTTTGAAGGCAGAAACTACAAAGAGGGATCAGAAGGAGCCTTCCATGGTGAATGGTGCCGGAAACGGGATCGTCAATCACAACCAGTACTGGCCGCAGCTAGCAGACTTTACTACTCCATCTACTCTCCATGAAATTCCCAACATCCCTCATCACGGATCACCGGTCGATCAGCTTGCTTGTGTCGGAGGACGATTCTCCGAAGACCACCTCAGATCGGTCTTTAGCACTTTCGTTGATTTCCAAAATCCTATTCACATTCCTCCTACCCCACTAATTAGTGAAATGCTCACAGAACCCTCGAGCAACATACTTGGTTCTTTCCAATCTGTGAACTCCATATGCTGTGACACTCCTCAGTCATCGAATACCCACTTCATCAATACCATCCGAGAGGCAGTTCCGAATGCGTGGAACGAGCTACAATATTTCGTGAATGATGTCAGCGAAGATGAAGTGATCTATAGCAACCAACAGAGCTCAGATGTGCTGTTAGAAGCTTTCTGCGGCAATTGTAGCAGTCGAGCAAGCAGCACACCAGAGAGCAGCAACAGTTGGAACGACATGAGCTCTTTAGTCGATCCTTTGACGGTCTCCGAGTACGAGGCTTGTCGACCGGTGATTCAGCAAGATTGTTCTGCACCTTTCAGGGAATCGATGTACTTCGTGCCTCGGTGA
- the LOC115739392 gene encoding branched-chain amino acid aminotransferase 2, chloroplastic-like isoform X3, with translation MESTAVLAAQQPNCLICPSRHGHALKPPSFFTEKRHISPTSLRKQYPLTFCSSLQQPAPPLTCNAILSDTCSNEVTELADIDWENLGFGLLPTDYMYTMKCGRDGNFSKSELRRFGNIELSPSAGVLNYGQGLFEGLKAYRKRDGNILLFRPEENALRMRMGAERMCMPAPTVEQFVEAVKATVLANRRWIPPTGKGSLYIRPLLMGSGAVLGLAPSPEYTFLIYVSPVGNYFKEGVAPIHLVVERELHRATPGGTGGVKTIGNYAAVLKAQSAAKVKGFSDVLYLDCVHKQYLEEVSSCNIFVVKDNVISTPSIKGTILPGITRKSIIDVARSEGFQVEERLVAVEELLDADEVFCTGTAVVVSPVGSITYRDRRVTYVEGVFGVVAEQLYSVLTRLQMGLIDDKMNWTVELR, from the exons ATGGAGAGCACTGCGGTGTTAGCAGCTCAGCAGCCGAATTGCCTGATTTGCCCCTCCCGCCATGGCCATGCTCTCAAGCCGCCGTCGTTCTTCACTGAGAAGAGACACATCTCTCCCACATCTCTCAGG AAGCAATACCCTCTTACTTTTTGCAGTTCCCTGCAACAACCGGCCCCTCCATTGACATGCAATGCCATATTATCTGATACTTGCAG CAATGAGGTAACCGAATTAGCCGACATAGACTGGGAGAACCTTGGATTTGGATTGCTTCCCACTGATTACATGTACACCATGAAATGTGGTCGAGATGGCAACTTCTCTAAAAGTGAATTACGGCGTTTCGGAAACATTGAATTGAGCCCTTCTGCAGGAGTTCTAAATTATGGCCAG GGTTTATTCGAAGGTCTGAAAGCTTACCGGAAACGTGATGGTAATATCCTTCTGTTTCGCCCAGAAGAAAATGCACTGCGTATGAGAATGGGAGCTGAGCGTATGTGCATGCCAGCACCCACTGTTGAACAATTTGTTGAGGCTGTAAAGGCCACTGTATTAGCAAATAGACGTTGG ATACCGCCGACCGGTAAAGGTTCTTTATACATAAGGCCATTGCTCATGGGGAGTGGAGCTGTTCTTGGTCTTGCCCCTTCTCCTGAATACACCTTTCTAATCTATGTTTCACCTGTGGGAAACTACTTCAAG GAAGGTGTAGCACCGATACATTTGGTGGTGGAGCGTGAACTGCATCGAGCTACCCCTGGTGGTACTGGAGGTGTCAAGACTATTGGAAACTATGCTGCG GTTCTGAAGGCACAGTCTGCTGCCAAAGTTAAAGGCTTTTCAGATGTTCTATACCTTGATTGTGTGCACAAACAATATTTAGAGGAGGTTTCTTCTTGCAACATTTTTGTTGTGAAG GATAATGTCATAAGTACTCCGTCAATAAAAGGGACAATCCTACCAGGTATTACTAGGAAGAGCATAATTGATGTTGCTCGCAGTGAAGGTTTCCAG GTTGAGGAGCGGCTTGTAGCGGTGGAGGAGTTGCTTGATGCTGATGAAGTTTTTTGCACTGGGACAGCCGTGGTTGTATCACCAGTGGGAAGTATCACTTACCGCGATAGAAG GGTAACTTATGTTGAGGGGGTTTTTGGAGTTGTCGCAGAACAGCTATATTCTGTACTCACCAGACTGCAGATGGGTCTCATTGATGACAAGATGAATTGGACCGTTGAGCTGAGATAG
- the LOC115739392 gene encoding branched-chain amino acid aminotransferase 2, chloroplastic-like isoform X1 — translation MESTAVLAAQQPNCLICPSRHGHALKPPSFFTEKRHISPTSLRLQKQYPLTFCSSLQQPAPPLTCNAILSDTCSNEVTELADIDWENLGFGLLPTDYMYTMKCGRDGNFSKSELRRFGNIELSPSAGVLNYGQGLFEGLKAYRKRDGNILLFRPEENALRMRMGAERMCMPAPTVEQFVEAVKATVLANRRWIPPTGKGSLYIRPLLMGSGAVLGLAPSPEYTFLIYVSPVGNYFKEGVAPIHLVVERELHRATPGGTGGVKTIGNYAAVLKAQSAAKVKGFSDVLYLDCVHKQYLEEVSSCNIFVVKDNVISTPSIKGTILPGITRKSIIDVARSEGFQVEERLVAVEELLDADEVFCTGTAVVVSPVGSITYRDRRVTYVEGVFGVVAEQLYSVLTRLQMGLIDDKMNWTVELR, via the exons ATGGAGAGCACTGCGGTGTTAGCAGCTCAGCAGCCGAATTGCCTGATTTGCCCCTCCCGCCATGGCCATGCTCTCAAGCCGCCGTCGTTCTTCACTGAGAAGAGACACATCTCTCCCACATCTCTCAGG CTGCAGAAGCAATACCCTCTTACTTTTTGCAGTTCCCTGCAACAACCGGCCCCTCCATTGACATGCAATGCCATATTATCTGATACTTGCAG CAATGAGGTAACCGAATTAGCCGACATAGACTGGGAGAACCTTGGATTTGGATTGCTTCCCACTGATTACATGTACACCATGAAATGTGGTCGAGATGGCAACTTCTCTAAAAGTGAATTACGGCGTTTCGGAAACATTGAATTGAGCCCTTCTGCAGGAGTTCTAAATTATGGCCAG GGTTTATTCGAAGGTCTGAAAGCTTACCGGAAACGTGATGGTAATATCCTTCTGTTTCGCCCAGAAGAAAATGCACTGCGTATGAGAATGGGAGCTGAGCGTATGTGCATGCCAGCACCCACTGTTGAACAATTTGTTGAGGCTGTAAAGGCCACTGTATTAGCAAATAGACGTTGG ATACCGCCGACCGGTAAAGGTTCTTTATACATAAGGCCATTGCTCATGGGGAGTGGAGCTGTTCTTGGTCTTGCCCCTTCTCCTGAATACACCTTTCTAATCTATGTTTCACCTGTGGGAAACTACTTCAAG GAAGGTGTAGCACCGATACATTTGGTGGTGGAGCGTGAACTGCATCGAGCTACCCCTGGTGGTACTGGAGGTGTCAAGACTATTGGAAACTATGCTGCG GTTCTGAAGGCACAGTCTGCTGCCAAAGTTAAAGGCTTTTCAGATGTTCTATACCTTGATTGTGTGCACAAACAATATTTAGAGGAGGTTTCTTCTTGCAACATTTTTGTTGTGAAG GATAATGTCATAAGTACTCCGTCAATAAAAGGGACAATCCTACCAGGTATTACTAGGAAGAGCATAATTGATGTTGCTCGCAGTGAAGGTTTCCAG GTTGAGGAGCGGCTTGTAGCGGTGGAGGAGTTGCTTGATGCTGATGAAGTTTTTTGCACTGGGACAGCCGTGGTTGTATCACCAGTGGGAAGTATCACTTACCGCGATAGAAG GGTAACTTATGTTGAGGGGGTTTTTGGAGTTGTCGCAGAACAGCTATATTCTGTACTCACCAGACTGCAGATGGGTCTCATTGATGACAAGATGAATTGGACCGTTGAGCTGAGATAG
- the LOC115739392 gene encoding branched-chain amino acid aminotransferase 2, chloroplastic-like isoform X2 has protein sequence MESTAVLAAQQPNCLICPSRHGHALKPPSFFTEKRHISPTSLRLQKQYPLTFCSSLQQPAPPLTCNAILSDTCSEVTELADIDWENLGFGLLPTDYMYTMKCGRDGNFSKSELRRFGNIELSPSAGVLNYGQGLFEGLKAYRKRDGNILLFRPEENALRMRMGAERMCMPAPTVEQFVEAVKATVLANRRWIPPTGKGSLYIRPLLMGSGAVLGLAPSPEYTFLIYVSPVGNYFKEGVAPIHLVVERELHRATPGGTGGVKTIGNYAAVLKAQSAAKVKGFSDVLYLDCVHKQYLEEVSSCNIFVVKDNVISTPSIKGTILPGITRKSIIDVARSEGFQVEERLVAVEELLDADEVFCTGTAVVVSPVGSITYRDRRVTYVEGVFGVVAEQLYSVLTRLQMGLIDDKMNWTVELR, from the exons ATGGAGAGCACTGCGGTGTTAGCAGCTCAGCAGCCGAATTGCCTGATTTGCCCCTCCCGCCATGGCCATGCTCTCAAGCCGCCGTCGTTCTTCACTGAGAAGAGACACATCTCTCCCACATCTCTCAGG CTGCAGAAGCAATACCCTCTTACTTTTTGCAGTTCCCTGCAACAACCGGCCCCTCCATTGACATGCAATGCCATATTATCTGATACTTGCAG TGAGGTAACCGAATTAGCCGACATAGACTGGGAGAACCTTGGATTTGGATTGCTTCCCACTGATTACATGTACACCATGAAATGTGGTCGAGATGGCAACTTCTCTAAAAGTGAATTACGGCGTTTCGGAAACATTGAATTGAGCCCTTCTGCAGGAGTTCTAAATTATGGCCAG GGTTTATTCGAAGGTCTGAAAGCTTACCGGAAACGTGATGGTAATATCCTTCTGTTTCGCCCAGAAGAAAATGCACTGCGTATGAGAATGGGAGCTGAGCGTATGTGCATGCCAGCACCCACTGTTGAACAATTTGTTGAGGCTGTAAAGGCCACTGTATTAGCAAATAGACGTTGG ATACCGCCGACCGGTAAAGGTTCTTTATACATAAGGCCATTGCTCATGGGGAGTGGAGCTGTTCTTGGTCTTGCCCCTTCTCCTGAATACACCTTTCTAATCTATGTTTCACCTGTGGGAAACTACTTCAAG GAAGGTGTAGCACCGATACATTTGGTGGTGGAGCGTGAACTGCATCGAGCTACCCCTGGTGGTACTGGAGGTGTCAAGACTATTGGAAACTATGCTGCG GTTCTGAAGGCACAGTCTGCTGCCAAAGTTAAAGGCTTTTCAGATGTTCTATACCTTGATTGTGTGCACAAACAATATTTAGAGGAGGTTTCTTCTTGCAACATTTTTGTTGTGAAG GATAATGTCATAAGTACTCCGTCAATAAAAGGGACAATCCTACCAGGTATTACTAGGAAGAGCATAATTGATGTTGCTCGCAGTGAAGGTTTCCAG GTTGAGGAGCGGCTTGTAGCGGTGGAGGAGTTGCTTGATGCTGATGAAGTTTTTTGCACTGGGACAGCCGTGGTTGTATCACCAGTGGGAAGTATCACTTACCGCGATAGAAG GGTAACTTATGTTGAGGGGGTTTTTGGAGTTGTCGCAGAACAGCTATATTCTGTACTCACCAGACTGCAGATGGGTCTCATTGATGACAAGATGAATTGGACCGTTGAGCTGAGATAG